From Pseudomonas poae, the proteins below share one genomic window:
- a CDS encoding LysR family transcriptional regulator → MNPNTLTDQLGLFLDVLETGSFSAAARRHPLTPSAVARRIDSLESSVGSRLFQRSTHAVVPTPAGLAFAERARRIVNELQLARAEAVSLSHAPEGLIRVDAPAAFGRRHLAPVIADFLNVYPGLDVHLHLIDSFVDMQGAHLGKVDLVLRAGHIVDTRLIATPLASIVRIACASPAYLKTRGTPIHPRELSEHDGLDWDGLAPMFAWRFELDGRRATYRPQRIRMSANNAEALLSGALAGLGIAHLPTWLASEYLVRGELVPLFCEGGLPSPETTGIYALRLEQQPNARSRLLLEYLKSRFSPVPPWDLALQSGLV, encoded by the coding sequence ATGAACCCGAATACCCTGACCGATCAACTGGGCCTGTTTCTGGATGTTTTAGAGACCGGCAGCTTTTCCGCCGCCGCACGTCGCCACCCGCTGACGCCCTCGGCGGTGGCCCGGCGCATCGACAGCCTGGAAAGCTCCGTGGGCAGCCGCTTGTTCCAGCGCAGCACCCACGCGGTGGTGCCGACCCCGGCGGGCCTGGCTTTTGCCGAGCGGGCGCGGCGGATCGTCAACGAGTTGCAGCTGGCGCGGGCCGAAGCGGTGTCCCTGAGCCATGCGCCGGAGGGCCTGATTCGGGTGGATGCGCCCGCAGCGTTTGGCAGGCGGCATCTGGCGCCGGTGATTGCCGACTTTCTCAACGTGTACCCGGGCCTGGATGTGCACTTGCACCTGATCGACAGCTTTGTGGATATGCAGGGCGCCCACCTGGGCAAGGTCGACCTGGTGCTGCGTGCCGGGCATATCGTCGATACCCGGCTGATCGCCACACCGCTGGCCAGTATCGTGCGCATCGCCTGCGCCAGCCCGGCGTACCTGAAAACCCGTGGCACGCCCATCCATCCGCGCGAACTGAGCGAGCATGACGGCCTGGACTGGGATGGCCTGGCGCCGATGTTCGCCTGGCGCTTCGAGCTGGACGGGCGCCGCGCCACTTATCGTCCGCAGCGCATCCGCATGAGCGCCAACAACGCCGAAGCACTGCTGTCCGGGGCTCTCGCAGGACTGGGGATCGCCCACCTGCCGACCTGGCTGGCCAGTGAATACCTGGTGCGCGGCGAGCTGGTGCCGCTGTTTTGCGAAGGCGGCCTGCCCAGTCCGGAAACCACCGGGATCTATGCGCTGCGCCTGGAGCAGCAGCCCAACGCCCGGAGTCGATTGCTGCTGGAGTACCTGAAGTCGCGTTTCAGCCCCGTGCCCCCCTGGGATCTGGCGCTGCAAAGCGGCTTGGTCTGA
- a CDS encoding sulfite exporter TauE/SafE family protein, which yields MFDLVMYLVLGAALGTVGGLFGIGGGLIAIPVLGVLFGLDQQLAQGTALVMVVPNVMLALWRYHQRNRIELRHALPLGVMGFSFAWLGSIWAVGLDAGAMRIGFIAFLLTLSAYNLLRMFTRNAPPTAQMRYSWPWLGVLGAASGSMGGLFGVGGAVVATPVLTSLFGTTQVVAQGLSLALALPSTGVTLVTYAWHHEVDWIIGVPLAVGGLLSISWGVKVAHALPERVLRGLFCGFLVVCAVMLTFKV from the coding sequence GTGTTCGATTTAGTGATGTACCTGGTATTGGGCGCGGCCCTCGGCACGGTGGGCGGGCTGTTTGGCATTGGTGGCGGGTTGATTGCGATCCCGGTACTCGGCGTATTGTTTGGCCTGGATCAGCAACTGGCCCAAGGTACGGCGCTGGTGATGGTAGTGCCGAATGTGATGCTGGCCCTGTGGCGTTATCACCAGCGCAATCGCATCGAACTGCGGCATGCGTTGCCATTGGGCGTCATGGGCTTCAGCTTTGCCTGGCTCGGTTCGATCTGGGCGGTGGGGCTGGACGCGGGCGCCATGCGCATCGGCTTTATCGCGTTTTTGCTGACGCTTTCGGCCTACAACCTGTTGCGAATGTTCACGCGCAACGCGCCGCCTACGGCACAGATGCGTTACTCCTGGCCCTGGCTGGGGGTGCTGGGCGCGGCGTCCGGCTCCATGGGCGGTTTGTTCGGTGTCGGCGGCGCGGTGGTTGCCACCCCGGTGCTGACCAGCCTGTTCGGCACCACCCAGGTGGTCGCCCAGGGCCTGTCACTCGCCTTGGCGTTGCCCAGCACCGGCGTGACTCTGGTTACCTACGCCTGGCACCACGAGGTGGACTGGATAATCGGCGTGCCACTGGCCGTGGGTGGCCTGCTCAGTATCAGTTGGGGCGTGAAGGTGGCCCATGCGCTGCCGGAGCGCGTATTGCGCGGCCTGTTCTGCGGCTTTCTGGTGGTGTGCGCGGTGATGCTGACGTTTAAAGTTTAA
- a CDS encoding LysR family transcriptional regulator, giving the protein MQYISEIDQLSGYPSIDTEVLRTFVAIADQGGFTRAGELVNRTQSAVSMQMKRLEEDVLQRKLFERDGRQVRLTPEGQVLLGYARRILKLHSEVFNTLREPHMVGLVRIGTPDDYVMRFLPGILKRFSKAYPLIQIEMHCEASTVLMQRRDLALTVISREPGNEIGELLRTERMVWVAAPCFCMDEHEALPLAISGVDSFCTQWTRAALDAAGRDYRLAYHSSNVAAIQAVVSAGLAVMVSMESLVTEDLRVLTAEEGFPPLPSMNLRLLRNPGMTSPITECLAEYILEGFKL; this is encoded by the coding sequence ATGCAATACATCTCGGAGATTGATCAATTGTCCGGCTACCCGAGCATCGACACTGAAGTGCTGCGCACCTTCGTCGCCATCGCCGACCAAGGCGGTTTTACCCGAGCGGGCGAGCTGGTAAACCGCACGCAATCGGCGGTGAGCATGCAGATGAAACGCCTGGAAGAGGACGTGTTGCAACGCAAGCTGTTTGAGCGCGATGGCCGGCAAGTGCGGCTGACGCCCGAAGGCCAGGTGCTGCTGGGGTATGCGCGACGCATCCTGAAACTGCACAGCGAGGTGTTCAACACCCTGCGCGAGCCGCATATGGTGGGGCTGGTGCGCATCGGCACGCCGGATGACTACGTGATGCGTTTCCTGCCGGGGATCCTCAAACGGTTCTCCAAGGCGTACCCGCTGATCCAGATCGAGATGCACTGCGAAGCGTCTACCGTGCTGATGCAACGCCGCGACTTGGCGCTGACGGTGATCAGCCGCGAGCCCGGCAATGAAATCGGCGAACTGCTGCGCACCGAGCGCATGGTGTGGGTAGCCGCACCGTGCTTCTGCATGGACGAGCATGAAGCCCTGCCGTTGGCGATTTCCGGGGTCGACAGTTTCTGCACGCAGTGGACCCGGGCGGCGCTGGACGCCGCCGGGCGCGACTATCGCCTGGCCTATCACAGCTCCAATGTGGCCGCGATCCAGGCGGTGGTCAGCGCCGGCCTGGCGGTGATGGTCAGCATGGAAAGCCTGGTCACCGAAGACCTGCGCGTGTTGACTGCTGAGGAAGGGTTTCCGCCGCTGCCGTCGATGAACCTTCGATTGCTGCGCAACCCGGGGATGACCTCGCCCATCACCGAATGCCTGGCCGAGTACATCCTCGAGGGTTTTAAACTTTAA